A single genomic interval of Homo sapiens chromosome 7, GRCh38.p14 Primary Assembly harbors:
- the NEUROD6 gene encoding neurogenic differentiation factor 6: MLTLPFDESVVMPESQMCRKFSRECEDQKQIKKPESFSKQIVLRGKSIKRAPGEETEKEEEEEDREEEDENGLPRRRGLRKKKTTKLRLERVKFRRQEANARERNRMHGLNDALDNLRKVVPCYSKTQKLSKIETLRLAKNYIWALSEILRIGKRPDLLTFVQNLCKGLSQPTTNLVAGCLQLNARSFLMGQGGEAAHHTRSPYSTFYPPYHSPELTTPPGHGTLDNSKSMKPYNYCSAYESFYESTSPECASPQFEGPLSPPPINYNGIFSLKQEETLDYGKNYNYGMHYCAVPPRGPLGQGAMFRLPTDSHFPYDLHLRSQSLTMQDELNAVFHN, encoded by the coding sequence ATGTTAACACTACCGTTTGATGAGTCTGTTGTAATGCCAGAATCCCAGATGTGCAGAAAGTTTTCTAGAGAATGCGAGGACCAGAAGCAAATTAAGAAGCCAGAAAGCTTTTCCAAACAGATTGTCCTTCGAGGAAAGAGCATCAAAAGGGCCCCTGGAGAAGAAAccgagaaagaagaagaggaggaagacagggaagaggaagatgaaaatGGGTTGCCTAGAAGGAGGggtcttaggaaaaaaaagacaacaaagcTGCGATTGGAAAGGGTCAAGTTCAGGAGACAGGAAGCGAACGCGCGCGAGAGGAACAGGATGCACGGCCTCAACGACGCTCTGGACAACTTAAGAAAAGTGGTCCCCTGTTATTCTAAAACCCAGAAACTGTCCAAAATAGAGACTTTACGACTGGCCAAAAACTACATCTGGGCACTTTCTGAAATTCTGAGAATCGGCAAGAGACCAGATCTGCTCACATTCGTCCAAAACTTATGCAAAGGTCTTTCCCAGCCAACTACAAACTTGGTGGCAGGCTGCTTGCAGCTCAACGCCAGGAGTTTCCTGATGGGTCAGGGTGGGGAGGCTGCACACCACACAAGGTCACCCTACTCTACCTTCTACCCACCCTACCACAGCCCTGAGCTCACCACTCCCCCAGGGCATGGGACTCTTGATAATTCCAAGTCCATGAAACCCTACAATTATTGCAGTGCGTATGAATCCTTCTATGAAAGTACTTCCCCTGAGTGTGCCAGCCCTCAGTTTGAAGGTCCCTTAAGTCCTCCCCCAATTAACTATAATGGGATATTTTCCCTGAAGCAAGAAGAAACCTTGGACTATGGTAAAAATTACAATTACGGCATGCATTACTGTGCAGTGCCACCCAGGGGTCCCCTTGGGCAGGGTGCCATGTTCAGGTTGCCCACCGACAGCCACTTCCCTTACGACTTACATCTGCGCAGCCAATCTCTCACAATGCAAGATGAATTAAATGCAGTTTTTCATAattaa